The genomic stretch AGTACATGCCTGGTTGTCGACGCTCTTGATGAGTGTACATCCGATTTACAAAAGCTTTTGGACTTGATTGTAGATACGTCTTCCACTTGTTGTCGAGTAAAGTGGATTGTGTCCAGTCGAAATTGGTCCCAGATAGAAGAGCGCCTGCGACGCGCTGAGCAGAAGGCAAAGCTTAGCTTGGAGCTCAATACAGAATCTATTTCCAATGCTGTGGATATTTACATTCGAGAAAAGGTACATCGGCTGGCAAACCTGAAGGGCTATGACAAAGAAACGTGCGATGCGGTACGAACTTATCTGTCTGATAATGCAAACGACACATTCCTATGGGTGGCTTTAGTCTGCCAAAACTTGGAAAAGTATCAGCGATGGAAAGTCCTCAGACTGCTGGGAGAATACCCGCTTGGTCTTGATTCGTTATACAAACAAATGACGAATCAAGTGCTCTCTATGGACGATGCTAGCGACGTCAGCCTCTGTAAGCGAATTCTCGCCATAATGACGAGCGTGTATCGACCAATCACCCTTCGCGAGCTTGGGCGCCTCATCGATATCCCAGGGAATCTTTCAGATGATGTCGATTTTTTGGAAGAAATTGTAGCCCTCTGTGGCTCTTTTCTAACTATCCGTGACGGTACAATCTATTTCGTCCACCAGTCAGCCAAAGATCATCTCACCAGCAACGAAGAAGCAGTCTCTGCCATCTTTCCCTCGGGCAGCGAGGATACACATCTTGCCATATTTTCTCAGTCGATACAGGCAATGGAGGCAATTTTGAGAAAAAACATCTATCAGCTATCACACTTCGACAATTTTATCAGCGATGATGTTCACATACCGGACCCGGATCCATTAAGTCCTATTGCCTATTCTTGCCTTTATTGGGTATCACACCTCTGCGAAGGAAATGCAAGCAAAATCAGCACTGGTAACCAAAACAGCCTTGCAGATAACGGAGCTCTCGATGTGTTTATTCgaaagcatcttcttcattggTTGGAGTCTTTAAGTATATTACGCCATGTATCGGACGCCGTTATCTCGATAACAAAGCTTGTCGCCTTACTTACGGTCAGTTTACACTTTGGCATTATATGATAGACGAGTCTGACAGACCCAGGCACGATCAATCCAGGGAAAACTACTCACTTTTCTTCAAGACGCGCGCAGATTTCTTCTCTACAATAGAAGGCCTATCGAAATTGCTCCTCTCCAAATATACTCAGCAGCGTTATTATTCAGTCCTATGAAAAGCTTGATACGCGAAGCTTTTCAACATGATATTCCCTCCTGGATACATAGTAGGCCCATTAACGAAGACCAGTGGAGCCCTTGCTTGCAGACTCTCGAAGGCCAACAAGGCTCAGTATGGTCCTTAATTTGTCTTGACAATAATCAGATTGCCTCAGCATCAGAGAACGGAACCATCCAGATATGGGATGTGACTACAGGCACGTGCATAAGGACGTTTGGGAATAATTGGAACCCTAACGCATTGGCCTCCTTAAAAAATGGTCGAATGGTCTCGGTATCAAATAATATGGGTGTTAAAATATGGGATCTAACCACAGGCGAATGTACCTTGAGACTTGCAAATCATGGCCCCGGTTTATATTCCATAGATATACATTCCATGATCTCCTTAACCAGCGAACGAATCGCTACAGGGTTAAAGAGCGGAAAAATCAAGATTTGGGATCTAAGCACTAGTATATGCGTCCAGACACTTGAAGGGCACGATAGATCCATACAAGCTCTGGACTCCTACGGAAATGATCGGATTATCTCGGGATCAATTGATAAGACAGTTAGAATCTGGGATATATCGACAGGCGAGTGTATCCAAACACTCAAAGGTCACACCGATATGGTGCGCTCAGTAGCCTACTCAACAGATCACCAAATCGCTTCCGCATCAGATGATTCCACGATCAAAATCTGGGATGCAGCTACGGGTGAATGTGTCCAGACGCTCAGAGGCCATGAACGTGGAGTGCAGTCAGTAGCATACTCAACAGATGGCCAGATCGCCTCGGCGTCAGGCGATAGCACGATTAAAATCTGGGATGCAGCTACAGGTGTGTGTACTAAAACGCTCAAAGGCCATACTGGTTCATCCATGTCAGTGGCTTTTTTGGACAATGGGCAACTCGCATCGAGCTCCAGGGACGAAACGATCAAAATCTGGGATTTACATGCAACTACAGACGTGGATGTGCGAAGATCTGGGTGCCATGACAAACCAATATATTCATTGGCCATGTCCGGAGACGGTCGTATTGCCTCGGGAGCGGGAGATGGCACAATACGCATATGGGATATCGCGGGTAAGTGCGTCCAGGTACTCGAAAGCCATGCCACCGGCGTTAAAGCCATCGACTTCTCAAAAGATGGCCAGTTGATTATCTCTTGCTCGTTCGACGGCGCAATTCATATTTTGAATGCAGCTACGGGCTTGTGCGTTAAAACACTTGAGACCTCTTCTAGATATTACACCCCATCAGTGATGTTCTCGCCAGGTGGTCGATATGCTGCGGCGCCAATCTTCAGAAAGATCAAAATTTGGGATGTAGCAACGTGGACATGTATCCACACGCTGGAAGTTCACGACGAACTCATTGTAGTAGCGAGATTCTCGTCAAATGATGATCATATTGCTTCAGCAACAATTGAAGGCACCATCCAACTTTGGGATACAGTAACAGGCACGTGTGTTCGAACATTCATGGCTGGTAGAATGTTTAAGCCTATTTCATTGGCTTTTTCATCAGATACCCAATACTTGGCCTCAGAGTCATCGAATGGTATCATCAAGATCTGGGATCTATCCGCTACGAGTTGTATCCTGTCGTTCGACCTTGGAAGAGCTAGGTGGCTCTCGTTCGATACGAGAACAAACTCTCGCCTCTATTGTGGTCTCGGTGCTTTcgatctggatctggatGTAGCGCTGGTTTCTGACATGCCATTAGCTGAAGGCTCACCGCAAGTAAGCTTCCAAGGCTATGGTGTAAGTAGAGATGGGGATTGGATCTTAAAAGATGGTAAGTCAATGCTTTGGTTGCCTCCAGAGCATCGCACCATGAATTGCATTATCAAGGGATCGACTGTCTATCTCGGTTGCGACTCAGGACGTCTCTTGACACTGCGGTTCTCCGAATCAGGTCCAGATTCATAGCACACCAATATAACATTAGGGTGACTGCGTTACGACTAGGAAAGGGCGATAACATGCATGGTTTAGAGAAAGATTATCTGACACCTCAATTCTGTTATCtagcactccagctataGCGTGGgctgctactgatgctactgatgctactgcttCCAAGTGCATATAGGAGATAAATATCTTAATAGATAGACTAGCTGCTTTATTGAGCTACAGATGAGGTGTTGGATTAAGAAATCTGGGTGCTGGAAAACTTTTCCCATAGTTTATTGATGGCTGGTAAGGGAGATGAAAGGTGGAAGGGCCTTCTAGATAAATTACGAACATGCAACTAGGCGTAAGAGCGTTCATATGCATATAAGGAGTTGGTCAATATaggtagaagcagtagaaaaaaaagattctaAGCAATTGAACTATCTGTATATCATAAATGTCCTTATGCTCGTAATTTGTCTTGTGTGCTAATGATTACCCGTAGCATCAATCGCGCAAGCTATGTTCATACCTACCTAGCCAAAACCCTAGTGTTTATGAGCTAGCTCAGGCATCTTTTCAGTAGTCCAGCTATTTCGAGCCAAACAAGTTTTACATCCAACATTCAGTGAGATGTCACTTGGCATAGTGAAAGGAATATTAAGATGCTAAGGTCTACAACTTTTCATACAACACACCTAGGTACTACCTTAAGTGCATTTTAATAGTAGTATACTCATGTCATTTAGCGCAGCTTCAATAGCAAGACGTTGACGTTGACGCTTCCGTATCTTATCTTATCATCGTCAAGCTCTACATAAGAAGCAGGTGCTCCACTAAATTTTTGCTCATCGCGGGGcagtactttttttctcgcccGGCGCAAGCTGCTTATCCATATCGCATTATCGAGCAGCGCCAAAAGATTAATTTTGCGACTCCAACCGCTTACAAACGTGCCGCGATCAACTCTCTCCTCCAGTCCATGAATTGCTCGAGGTGACGCTCAAGATGCCGTTGATAGACGATGGCTTCGAGGCCCTGCTGGAGCCCTTCTACAACGGCAAGAAGCTGACCGACCCAATCTCGACCAAGGAAGACAAGTTCCAACTGCTGCCGGCATTCCTCAAGGTCAAAGGTGAGGCTCTGGCTCCGTCAATCCGAGTTTCTGCATCTGAAGCTAACATATCCAAGGTCTTGTGAAGCAGTATGCACGCCCTCTATCCTTTCCGCTCGGTAGTATAACGAAAGTTTCCTCCAGCTTTCTAACTCTTCGACTACGTATAGGCACATTGACTCATACAACTTCTTCGTCGAGCACGAGATCAAAGAGATTGTTCGTGCCAACCGCACTATCCGAAGCGATGTCGACAGCAACTTTTGGCTTGAGTACGTCTGACTATGCTTCTAGATACTACCCTGTGGCTAATCCCATCTTCTAGGTTCACCGATATTCGAGTAGACCGCCCCCGTCGATTGGATTACAACGACTCGAAATCTCGAAATGAAGTCACGCCAATGGAATGCCGTCTCCGCGATATGACGTATGCCGCTCCCATATTTGTCGACATCGCATACATTCGTGACAAACAGAAGATTGTGCGAAAAAATGTGCCACTTGGACGAATGCCAGTCATGTTAAAGAGCTGCAAGTGCCGACTCAGTGGAGCGAACAACtctgagatggagaagatgaacgAATGTCCTCTGGATCCCGGTGGCTACTTTATTGTCAATGGCACGGAAAAGGTCATTCTCATTCAAGAGCAGCTGAGCAAGAATCGAGTCATTGTCGAAGCCGACGAGAAGAACAATGTCATTTCCGCATCAGTAACCAGTTCGACCCACGAGCGAAAATCGAAAACATACGTCACTCTTAAAAAGGACAAGATTGTCCTCACTCACAATATTCTAGTCGAAGGTATCCCCATTGTCATTATCCTCAAAGCTCTGGGCGGTCTTTCGGACTACGAGATCATGCAGCTTGTGGCAGGTTCGGATGGCCGATATCAGGACGAATTTCTCGTCAACTTTgacgaagctgccaaagctgGTATTTTCACACAGCACCAAGCTCTGGAATATATTGGATCTCGAGTCAAGATGGGTTCCCGGAGGGGCCAATTTGGTGCCCAGGCCCGCCGAAATAACGTCGAAGAAGGATTAGATGCTTTAGCCAACCTCATCATCGCGCATGTTCCTATTGAAGGCCTCGACTTTTATCCCAAGGCTATTTACGTGGCTATGATGACACGCAGAGTGCTCATGGCCTCTCAGGATAATAAATTGGTGGACGACCGAGATTTCGTTGGTAACAAGCGTCTTGAGTTGGCTGGTCAGCTGCTATCACTTCTCTTCGAAGATCTTTTCAAGAGATTCATGGGAGAGGTGAAAATGTCGATTGACAAGTTTTTGAAAAAGAACAACCGAGCCGTGCCCTTGGATGCCGTTCATATGATTAGCAATCATGCCAACAGCATTGGCCTAGGAATCAACAGAGCTATCCAGTCAGGAAACTGGAGCGTCAAGCGATTTAACATGAACAGAGCGGGTGTTACGCACGTCCTCAGTCGACTGAGCTACATCAGTGCTCTCGGTATGATGACAAGAATCAGCAGTCAGTTTGAGAAGACGCGCAAAGTGAGTGGACCTCGAGCTCTTCAGCCCTCGCAGTGGGGCATGCTGTGTCCGTCTGATACACCTGAAGGTGAAGCCTGTGGTCTGGTAAAGAACCTTGCTTTAATGACACACATCACAACCAATGTGGAAGAGGACCCCGTGAAGAGATGGATTTTTACCCttgatgttggtgttgaaCCAATTCGGAATTTTTCGGGTGCTGAAATGCACCGCGAAGGCTCATACATTATTCATGTCAACGGTACCCCATTTGCACTCACCAGATACCCAAAGAGATTTACGCATAGGTTCCGCACAATGCGTCGCCGAGGCTGGATTTCGCCCTTTGTCGGTATTCATACCAATTCGCATTTCAATGCTATCCACATTGCCACGGATGAAGGCCGCATCTGTCGTCCGTATATCATTGTGAAGAACGGCAAACAGAAGCTCAAGCCCGAACACCTCCGTCTGCTTCAAATGGGCAAAGTTACGTTCGACGATTTCCTGACAAAGGGCATTGTGGAGTACTTGGATGTCAACGAAGAAAACGATGCTCTCATCACTATTTATGAAGATCAAGTGACAATGAGCACAACCCACTTGGAGATTGAACCATTCACActcctcggcgccgttgCAGGACTTATTCCCTTCCCACACCACAACCAATCTCCCCGAAACACTTACCAATGCGCTATGGGTAAACAAGCCATTGGTGCTATTGCACACAACCAATTCAACCGAATCGATACTCTCCTCTACACACTAGTCTACCCCCAACGGCCCATGGTAATAACGAAGACAATTCAGCTTATCCATTACGATAAGCTTCCTGCCGGTCAAAATGCCACAGTCGTTGTCATGTCGTACTCTGGATATGATATTGAAGATGCCTTGGTTTTGAACAAGGCATCCATTGACAGAGGATTTGGGCGCTGCCAAGTTTTCCGTAAATATACAACTGAACTTCAGAAATATCCCAATGGCCGAAGGGAGCGTGTAGGCGACCCGGTCAATGAGGTGGAGAACGGTGTTATGCGACGAATCAAGAAGCACGAAGCTTTGGACGCCGACGGTCTAGCCATCGTTGGCCAAAGAATACACTCGGGAGAGGCAATGGTTAAGAAGGAGACCCCTCTTGATATGACAACGACGGGTATTGGTCTTGACCGTGGGCCTAGCGAATACCGCGATACCGCAGTCTCGTATCGTATCGCCGACCCTGCTTACATTGACAAGGTTATGATTTCTCAGACGGAAAAGGATACAACGGTCATCAAGGTGCAGACCAGACAGACGCGGAGACCCGAGCTTGGTGACAAGTTCTCTTCTCGTCACGGACAGAAGGGTGTCGTGGGTATCATCGTCGACCAAGAAGACATGCCGTTTGCTGATAGCGGTCTGTGTCCCGACATCATCATGAACCCTCACGGTTTCCCCTCTCGAATGACAGTTGGTAAACTGCTTGAATGTCTGACCGGCAAAGCAAGTATCGTTCACGGTCGCAAAGACTACGGCTTTGGTGATGCCTTTAGATCTCACCCCGTGCAGCAAGTAAGCGAGGTATTGGTCGACAACGGCTTCTCGTGGGAGGGCAAAGACTACTTCACGTCTGGTATTACCGGAGAGCCGCTGGAGGCATACATCTTCAACGGCCCAATCTACTACCAACGTCTGAAGCACATGGTGCAAGACAAGATGCACTCTCGTGCTCGCGGCCCCAGAGCCATTCTGACTCGACAGCCCACCGAAGGTCGATCGCGAGACGGTGGTCTTCGTCTGGGAGAAATGGAACGTGATTGTCTGATTGCCTATGGTGCttctcagcttctgcttgaGCGACTCATGTTGAGTTCTGACGGAACCATGATTGACATCTGCCAGCAGTGCGGTCTGTTTGGATACAAGGGCTACTGCAGCACTTGCAAAAGCACGAGGGATGTGAcgaagatgcagatgccgtatgccgccaagctgctggtACAAGAACTGATTAGTATGAATGTTGGAGTgcggctgcagctggaggaCGAGTTCCCTCATCCTAGCTAATGTAGACGAGTGAATCGTCTTCACTGCCCTTGTTAGGAGAAAGATGTGTATACCAGACTGTAAATAATTGCATAAAATAGAATAAAATGAAGCATTTTGGATTTGGAAATCGCAGTCTATTTTGTAACACAAATGAGTAGTTTCATTTCACTGCCATATGCTACCTGCCACAATTTACTTCactttatcttttttttacagaTTTTAGTCCTTCCATTGTCACTTCATATTCCGTCGCATTTTCAATACCCTGTCCCGAAGCAGCCACGTGCGGCGCAAACACCACTttcatccatcttctccaagtCTTGAGCGTCGGCGACATTGCATCAAAATCATCGTCTGCGGTGATGGGGGCAGCGACCCTCGTAGGGCGGCCGTACACAGGCCGCTTGTAGAGAGCTACGCGGCAGGATATCTGAGTGGACCAGACAAGCCCCAGGCTCGGCGTCTtgagggagctggagctaCGCGGGTCGTCGCCCCAGCCGGTGAACCAGCGCTGCTGGTGATCTAGCGCGAGGGCAGGAGATGTAGCTGGTTCGTCGTCTGGAAAGAATGAGAATGGCATCGACGATGAAGGCGTGCTGGAGAGGTTTGGTATGGTTGATGGAGGGGGCATGCTCCGCGAGGCTAGGGGGGCTTTCTTGATGCGATGGCGACAAGTTGCCTCTCATGGCAAGGCTGCGTGGAATAGTAGAGGGGGTGGTAGATGAGGCAAACCGGTCGGCGACTTGGTTTGCTACAACGACGGCGATGTTGTGTCTTCGAGCAAGGTCGCGGAGGAGGGCACCTAGACGAGTGAGCTCAGCACTCCGGGTGGCCATGTTAGAGCCATGGGAGCCCTGACGCTCAAATTCGGCGCGAAAATTGGCAGCAACGGAATCGATGATGAGGATTCCAATCTCATGTCTTGATAGCAGGACCGGCACTTGATACTCCAAGATGTGGTCCTGAGTTTCTAGGTCAGGAGTCACAGCGCTGTGGATGCCGTCCAACGATGCTGGGGTTCCTGATTCGGCAGCCTCTCGTAAGATTGTATTTCCTTGAAGCATCTGGGCCAGACGCCTAGTTGTAAGTCCAGACTCGGTGGAAATATAAA from Trichoderma atroviride chromosome 3, complete sequence encodes the following:
- a CDS encoding uncharacterized protein (EggNog:ENOG41), producing MPISQRLMAFQIKMIHQKRLWDQAYDALKKHDGALIQAYEKILSRNLHSQGFDSPVTDSEKNVIAQDDTRTRRTQMRRLIDEGLNNTAREAKIKETIGTATQFIFAAKDIISSAIQTAPQAALAWSGVCVALEMIQNPIAATEANRNGIEYVIKRMDWYWNISNVVLKESPNDNDGGLASIRRELETQVVDLYKALLLYEIKSVCLYYRSRGLALLRDIARLDDWNGDIQAIQNAERIFNDGSNTLVDLKKVSNLEQLVKYAEMQSTTQMTREDQQCMKDLRLTDPSADKKRIEQTKGGLLHDAYSWILENPDYQHWRNNEESRLLWIKGDPGKGKTMLLCGIINELDQHSIRSGTAHVIYFFCQATDHQLNNAAAVLRGLIFMLINKQPSLVSHLRKEYDQAGGKLFEGSNTWIALSDILAAILQDPALKSTCLVVDALDECTSDLQKLLDLIVDTSSTCCRVKWIVSSRNWSQIEERLRRAEQKAKLSLELNTESISNAVDIYIREKVHRLANLKGYDKETCDAVRTYLSDNANDTFLWVALVCQNLEKYQRWKVLRLLGEYPLGLDSLYKQMTNQVLSMDDASDVSLCKRILAIMTSVYRPITLRELGRLIDIPGNLSDDVDFLEEIVALCGSFLTIRDGTIYFVHQSAKDHLTSNEEAVSAIFPSGSEDTHLAIFSQSIQAMEAILRKNIYQLSHFDNFISDDVHIPDPDPLSPIAYSCLYWVSHLCEGNASKISTGNQNSLADNGALDVFIRKHLLHWLESLSILRHVSDAVISITKLVALLTARSIQGKLLTFLQDARRFLLYNRRPIEIAPLQIYSAALLFSPMKSLIREAFQHDIPSWIHSRPINEDQWSPCLQTLEGQQGSVWSLICLDNNQIASASENGTIQIWDVTTGTCIRTFGNNWNPNALASLKNGRMVSVSNNMGVKIWDLTTGECTLRLANHGPGLYSIDIHSMISLTSERIATGLKSGKIKIWDLSTSICVQTLEGHDRSIQALDSYGNDRIISGSIDKTVRIWDISTGECIQTLKGHTDMVRSVAYSTDHQIASASDDSTIKIWDAATGECVQTLRGHERGVQSVAYSTDGQIASASGDSTIKIWDAATGVCTKTLKGHTGSSMSVAFLDNGQLASSSRDETIKIWDLHATTDVDVRRSGCHDKPIYSLAMSGDGRIASGAGDGTIRIWDIAGKCVQVLESHATGVKAIDFSKDGQLIISCSFDGAIHILNAATGLCVKTLETSSRYYTPSVMFSPGGRYAAAPIFRKIKIWDVATWTCIHTLEVHDELIVVARFSSNDDHIASATIEGTIQLWDTVTGTCVRTFMAGRMFKPISLAFSSDTQYLASESSNGIIKIWDLSATSCILSFDLGRARWLSFDTRTNSRLYCGLGAFDLDLDVALVSDMPLAEGSPQVSFQGYGVSRDGDWILKDGKSMLWLPPEHRTMNCIIKGSTVYLGCDSGRLLTLRFSESGPDS
- a CDS encoding uncharacterized protein (EggNog:ENOG41) — its product is MRRLIDEGLNNTAREAKIKETIGTATQFIFAAKDIISSAIQTAPQAALAWSGVCVALEMIQNPIAATEANRNGIEYVIKRMDWYWNISNVVLKESPNDNDGGLASIRRELETQVVDLYKALLLYEIKSVCLYYRSRGLALLRDIARLDDWNGDIQAIQNAERIFNDGSNTLVDLKKVSNLEQLVKYAEMQSTTQMTREDQQCMKDLRLTDPSADKKRIEQTKGGLLHDAYSWILENPDYQHWRNNEESRLLWIKGDPGKGKTMLLCGIINELDQHSIRSGTAHVIYFFCQATDHQLNNAAAVLRGLIFMLINKQPSLVSHLRKEYDQAGGKLFEGSNTWIALSDILAAILQDPALKSTCLVVDALDECTSDLQKLLDLIVDTSSTCCRVKWIVSSRNWSQIEERLRRAEQKAKLSLELNTESISNAVDIYIREKVHRLANLKGYDKETCDAVRTYLSDNANDTFLWVALVCQNLEKYQRWKVLRLLGEYPLGLDSLYKQMTNQVLSMDDASDVSLCKRILAIMTSVYRPITLRELGRLIDIPGNLSDDVDFLEEIVALCGSFLTIRDGTIYFVHQSAKDHLTSNEEAVSAIFPSGSEDTHLAIFSQSIQAMEAILRKNIYQLSHFDNFISDDVHIPDPDPLSPIAYSCLYWVSHLCEGNASKISTGNQNSLADNGALDVFIRKHLLHWLESLSILRHVSDAVISITKLVALLTARSIQGKLLTFLQDARRFLLYNRRPIEIAPLQIYSAALLFSPMKSLIREAFQHDIPSWIHSRPINEDQWSPCLQTLEGQQGSVWSLICLDNNQIASASENGTIQIWDVTTGTCIRTFGNNWNPNALASLKNGRMVSVSNNMGVKIWDLTTGECTLRLANHGPGLYSIDIHSMISLTSERIATGLKSGKIKIWDLSTSICVQTLEGHDRSIQALDSYGNDRIISGSIDKTVRIWDISTGECIQTLKGHTDMVRSVAYSTDHQIASASDDSTIKIWDAATGECVQTLRGHERGVQSVAYSTDGQIASASGDSTIKIWDAATGVCTKTLKGHTGSSMSVAFLDNGQLASSSRDETIKIWDLHATTDVDVRRSGCHDKPIYSLAMSGDGRIASGAGDGTIRIWDIAGKCVQVLESHATGVKAIDFSKDGQLIISCSFDGAIHILNAATGLCVKTLETSSRYYTPSVMFSPGGRYAAAPIFRKIKIWDVATWTCIHTLEVHDELIVVARFSSNDDHIASATIEGTIQLWDTVTGTCVRTFMAGRMFKPISLAFSSDTQYLASESSNGIIKIWDLSATSCILSFDLGRARWLSFDTRTNSRLYCGLGAFDLDLDVALVSDMPLAEGSPQVSFQGYGVSRDGDWILKDGKSMLWLPPEHRTMNCIIKGSTVYLGCDSGRLLTLRFSESGPDS